One window of Longimicrobium sp. genomic DNA carries:
- a CDS encoding type II toxin-antitoxin system VapC family toxin, with protein MIFLDSSALAKAYVEEEGTDTVHGVLTRMSDYLFVSDFVALEVLVVLRNQLRHGPKSRYQKALSEFASDYPGLFNLVDVDETTRRRAKSLTLEKIESKARAMDVLHVASALKLQKAFPAQEVTVASSDRDLLDLARSVGLGTFDPRIEPLAALPKRPP; from the coding sequence GTGATCTTTCTCGATTCGAGCGCCCTGGCGAAGGCGTACGTGGAAGAGGAAGGGACGGATACCGTTCACGGCGTGCTTACGCGCATGTCCGATTATCTGTTCGTATCCGACTTCGTTGCGCTGGAAGTCCTGGTTGTTCTGCGCAATCAACTGAGGCATGGTCCCAAGTCGCGGTATCAGAAAGCTCTTTCGGAATTCGCCAGTGACTATCCGGGTCTTTTCAATCTCGTAGACGTAGACGAGACAACTCGCCGGAGGGCCAAGTCCCTCACCCTTGAAAAGATCGAGTCGAAGGCGCGGGCCATGGATGTGCTCCACGTCGCGAGCGCTCTCAAGCTTCAGAAGGCGTTCCCGGCACAAGAAGTCACTGTGGCCAGTTCAGATCGTGACCTCTTGGATCTGGCTCGTTCGGTTGGGCTCGGAACCTTCGATCCGCGTATCGAGCCGTTGGCTGCGCTGCCGAAGCGACCGCCCTGA
- a CDS encoding DUF2911 domain-containing protein: MSIRNVRIAAALALATVAGAWLPAGVDGGPGDLPPQEEAGAFVVVLGRDTLAVERYTRTADRLSGTVVSRSPRTAVRTYVAALRPDGSISRLEVTTTAPGGGQPPTVITTEFTADSAITTVQRGDSTRRVPLAATGFVVPLVSFSHAIYEQALMRARAAGADSVVGTLVPPGNTTTYPVTLRLGADSGQISNLAGLQRVAVDARGRLLGLNGMESTQKFIVTRVPSVDVERMTAEFARRDAAGQGVGPLSPRDSAVADLGGAHLAVDYGRPFKRGRTIMGEVVPWGQVWRTGANAATGFTTTRDLEIGGVTVPAGSYTLWTLPSQEGWKLIVNRQTGQWGTEYSQEQDLARIDMQTRRLATPVEQFTIRLEPTGASAAVLRLAWDDTEAFVPIRVK; the protein is encoded by the coding sequence ATGAGCATTCGCAACGTCAGGATCGCCGCCGCGCTGGCGCTGGCGACGGTCGCCGGCGCCTGGCTCCCGGCCGGGGTCGATGGCGGGCCGGGCGATCTGCCACCGCAGGAAGAGGCCGGCGCGTTCGTGGTCGTGCTCGGCCGCGACACGCTGGCCGTCGAGCGCTACACCCGCACCGCCGACCGGCTGAGCGGCACCGTGGTGTCGCGCTCGCCGCGCACGGCCGTGCGCACGTACGTGGCCGCGCTCCGGCCCGACGGGTCGATCTCGCGCCTGGAGGTCACCACCACCGCGCCCGGCGGCGGCCAGCCGCCCACCGTGATCACCACCGAGTTCACCGCCGACAGCGCCATCACCACGGTGCAGCGCGGCGACAGCACGCGCCGGGTGCCCCTGGCGGCCACCGGCTTCGTGGTGCCGCTGGTGAGCTTCTCGCACGCCATCTACGAGCAGGCGCTGATGCGCGCCCGCGCCGCCGGGGCGGACAGCGTGGTGGGCACGCTGGTGCCCCCGGGGAACACGACCACCTACCCCGTCACGCTGCGGCTCGGCGCCGACTCGGGGCAGATCTCCAACCTCGCCGGCCTGCAGCGGGTGGCGGTGGACGCGCGCGGGCGGCTGCTGGGGCTCAACGGGATGGAGAGCACGCAGAAGTTCATCGTCACCCGCGTGCCCAGCGTGGACGTGGAGCGGATGACCGCCGAGTTCGCCCGCCGCGACGCCGCGGGGCAGGGGGTGGGGCCGCTCTCGCCGCGCGACTCGGCGGTGGCCGACCTGGGCGGCGCGCACCTGGCGGTGGACTACGGGCGCCCCTTCAAGCGCGGCCGCACCATCATGGGCGAGGTGGTGCCGTGGGGCCAGGTGTGGCGCACGGGCGCCAACGCGGCCACCGGCTTCACCACCACGCGCGACCTGGAGATCGGCGGTGTGACGGTGCCCGCCGGCTCGTACACGCTGTGGACGCTCCCCTCGCAGGAGGGGTGGAAGCTGATCGTCAACAGGCAGACGGGGCAGTGGGGGACGGAGTACAGCCAGGAGCAGGACCTGGCCCGCATCGACATGCAGACGCGCCGCCTGGCCACGCCCGTGGAGCAGTTCACCATCCGCCTCGAGCCCACGGGCGCCAGCGCCGCCGTCCTGCGCCTGGCCTGGGACGACACGGAAGCCTTCGTCCCGATCCGGGTGAAGTAA